In Papaver somniferum cultivar HN1 chromosome 1, ASM357369v1, whole genome shotgun sequence, a genomic segment contains:
- the LOC113318982 gene encoding FT-interacting protein 1-like, with amino-acid sequence MVEMSENNNNNGKEKLVVEVLGAHNLMPKDGEGSSSAFVEVEFENQRLRTQVKYKDLNPVWNEKLVFNVEQVSDLPYRTLEVNIYNEKKTGNSRNFLGKVRVTGSNITKQGNEAIPQLYTLDKRSLFSHIRGEISLKLYIVNNHQGNELLNVNSSSSGGVNDVGGNDNGGNTVVTNQKQKQKQKKMFQQQQQQNQQQQQQHQQQQQQQRQQQQQQQQQKNQHKQNMILLQNQEQQLLQNHLGGINNNQGELKPVIITTNDHGHGHNPSIIPHQPVINSGGFHGFGFGGGSGEFALKETSPHLGGGISNKDKTSSTYDLVEQMQYLYVRVVRAREMVSVFGGGTELMADVKLGNYRGITKKSVSNNPEWDQVFAFSKDCIQSSMVEIFVREKEKDDFLGKIWFDLNEVPKRVPPDSSLAPQWYRMEDRKGEKGKTGEIMVSVWFGTQADEAFAEAWHSKAANVSFDGLSSIKSKVYLSPRLWYLRVTIIEAQDLVPGEKGGSLMRYPELSAKVQIGNQVLRSRTASAVANRGLSNPFWNDDMVFVVAEPFEDFLMVSVEDRIVPGRDEVLGRVVVPVTTIERRNDDKPVVSKWYSLEMHYNMGSDSKVVTSSRFGSRIHLRVSLDGGYHVLDESTMYSSDTRPTAKQLWRPNVGVLEMGILGASGLMPMKMKEGKGSTTDAYCIAKYGQKWVRTRTVVDSLMPKWNEQYTWEIFDPCTVVTVGVFDNCHLDKNANIFGMGARDSRIGKVRIRLSTLESDRVYTHSYPLLMLHPTGVKKMGEIQLAIRFSLANMCNVLHMYMWPLLPKMHYLQPLSVSQVESLRYQASNVVAARLSRAEPPLGREVVEYMLDNDSHRFSMRRSKANFFRLVSVLSGFIAMGRTLEMLRSWQKPVYSVMFLMVFLVLVAYPELILPSILLYISVLGLCRYRGRPRHPVHMDIRLSHAETPYPDELDEEFDTFPSTRSNEMVRMRYDRLRSVAGRIQTVVGDLATQGERLQALLSWRDPRATFLFVLLCLFAAIGFYAVPFRVVVALWGLYGFRPPKFRSKLPSPALSFFRRLPTNADSLL; translated from the coding sequence ATGGTAGAAATGAgtgaaaataacaacaacaatggTAAAGAGAAATTAGTAGTGGAAGTACTAGGAGCACACAATCTGATGCCAAAAGATGGAGAAGGATCATCATCAGCATTTGTTGAAGTAGAATTTGAGAATCAGAGATTAAGAACACAAGTCAAATACAAAGATTTAAACCCAGTTTGGAACGAAAAGCTGGTTTTTAATGTCGAGCAAGTGAGTGATTTACCTTACAGAACATTAGAAGTGAACATTTAtaatgagaagaaaacagggaacaGTAGAAATTTCTTGGGGAAAGTGAGAGTTACTGGTTCTAATATTACTAAACAGGGGAATGAAGCGATTCCTCAGTTGTATACTCTTGATAAAAGGAGTTTGTTTTCTCATATTAGAGGTGAGATTAGTTTGAAGCTTTATATTGTGAATAATCATCAAGGAAATGAGCTTCTTAATGTGAATTCATCTTCTTCTGGGGGTGTTAATGATGTTGGGGGTAATGATAATGGTGGAAATACGGTGGTTACAAATCAGAAGCAGAAACAAAAGCAGAAGAAGAtgtttcagcagcagcaacagcagaatcagcagcaacagcaacagcatcaacaacaacagcagcaacagaggcagcaacagcaacaacagcagcaacagaagaatcaACATAAGCAGAATATGATTTTGCTGCAAaatcaagagcagcagcttctACAAAATCATCTTGGAGGCATAAATAACAATCAAGGTGAGCTCAAACCTGTAATTATTACTACAAATGATCATGGTCATGGTCATAATCCAAGTATTATACCTCATCAACCTGTGATTAATTCTGGGGGTTTTCATGGTTTTGGATTTGGGGGTGGTTCTGGTGAATTTGCTCTGAAAGAAACTAGTCCACATTTAGGAGGTGGGATTAGTAACAAAGATAAAACTAGCTCAACTTATGATTTGGTTGAGCAAATGCAGTATTTATATGTTCGTGTTGTTAGAGCAAGAGAAATGGTTTCTGTATTTGGTGGTGGAACTGAGTTAATGGCTGATGTCAAGCTTGGAAATTACAGGGGAATTACAAAGAAGAGTGTGTCTAATAATCCAGAATGGGATCAGGTTTTTGCTTTCTCGAAAGATTGTATTCAGTCATCAATGGTGGAAATTTttgttagagagaaagaaaaagatgatTTCCTGGGTAAAATTTGGTTTGATTTGAATGAAGTGCCAAAGAGGGTTCCGCCGGATAGTTCATTAGCTCCACAATGGTACAGAATGGAAGATAGGAAGGGGGAAAAGGGTAAAACTGGTGAAATTATGGTTTCTGTTTGGTTTGGTACTCAAGCTGATGAAGCATTTGCTGAGGCATGGCATTCTAAAGCTGCTAATGTTTCTTTTGATGGTCTTTCTTCAATTAAATCAAAAGTTTATCTCTCGCCGAGGCTCTGGTATCTCAGGGTCACTATTATTGAAGCTCAAGATCTTGTACCAGGGGAGAAAGGGGGTTCATTGATGAGATATCCGGAGTTATCTGCAAAGGTGCAGATTGGGAACCAGGTTTTGAGATCGAGAACTGCTTCTGCGGTGGCTAATCGAGGGCTTTCGAACCCGTTCTGGAATGATGACatggtgtttgttgttgctgaGCCGTTTGAAGATTTTCTTATGGTTTCTGTTGAAGACAGAATTGTTCCTGGTAGAGATGAGGTTTTGGGTCGGGTTGTTGTTCCAGTTACAACAATTGAACGGAGGAATGATGATAAGCCTGTTGTTTCCAAATGGTATAGTCTTGAAATGCATTATAACATGGGTTCTGATTCGAAAGTGGTGACCAGTTCGAGGTTTGGTTCTCGGATTCATCTTCGGGTGTCTTTAGATGGTGGGTATCATGTTCTTGATGAGTCAACAATGTATAGCAGTGATACGCGTCCGACTGCAAAACAGCTGTGGAGACCAAATGTTGGGGTTCTTGAGATGGGGATTTTGGGAGCAAGCGGACTGATGCCAATGAAGATGAAGGAAGGGAAAGGAAGTACTACTGATGCCTATTGCATTGCAAAGTATGGTCAGAAATGGGTCCGAACTCGGACAGTTGTAGACAGTTTGATGCCTAAATGGAATGAGCAGTATACGTGGGAGATTTTTGATCCTTGCACTGTTGTTACAGTTGGTGTGTTTGATAATTGTCACTTGGACAAGAACGCCAATATATTTGGTATGGGTGCTCGTGATTCAAGGATTGGTAAAGTCAGAATCCGACTATCGACCCTAGAATCTGATCGTGTTTACACACACTCGTACCCGCTGCTGATGCTGCATCCAACTGGTGTGAAGAAGATGGGGGAGATTCAGTTGGCTATTCGGTTCTCTCTTGCAAACATGTGTAATGTACTTCACATGTACATGTGGCCGCTGCTTCCAAAGATGCATTATCTTCAGCCGTTATCCGTCAGTCAGGTTGAGAGTCTCAGGTATCAAGCATCAAATGTTGTTGCAGCACGTCTTAGCCGAGCAGAACCTCCATTGGGAAGAGAAGTTGTTGAATACATGCTTGACAATGACTCGCATAGATTCAGTATGAGAAGAAGTAAGGCTAATTTCTTCCGTTTAGTATCTGTTCTTTCAGGGTTTATTGCTATGGGTCGTACATTGGAAATGCTTAGAAGTTGGCAGAAGCCTGTTTACTCTGTTATGTTCTTGATGGTGTTTCTAGTGCTGGTGGCCTACCCGGAGCTTATACTTCCATCTATACTACTATATATCTCGGTTTTGGGTCTCTGTAGGTACAGAGGACGGCCTAGACATCCAGTTCACATGGACATTCGTCTTTCCCACGCTGAAACTCCTTATCCAGACGAATTGGATGAAGAATTCGATACATTTCCATCGACCCGAAGCAATGAGATGGTCCGGATGAGGTATGATAGGTTGAGGAGTGTGGCTGGGAGGATACAAACAGTTGTAGGTGACTTGGCTACACAAGGGGAAAGGTTACAAGCACTGCTTAGTTGGAGGGATCCTCGTGCGACATTCCTATTTGTTCTGCTTTGCTTGTTTGCTGCTATTGGGTTCTACGCTGTGCCGTTTCGTGTTGTGGTGGCATTGTGGGGTCTGTATGGATTCAGACCACCAAAGTTCAGGAGCAAATTGCCTTCACCAGCACTTAGCTTCTTTAGGAGGTTGCCAACAAATGCTGATAGCTTGTTGTAG